CTTTGCCATCTACGGGTTGACCAAGGGGATTGACGACGCGGCCAATCATCTCCGGTCCAACCGGGACTTCGACTACCCTGTTGGTGCGCCTGACCTCGTCCCCTTCTTTGATAAGGGTATCTTCGCCTAACAGCACAGCTGCCACTGAGTCCTCTTCCAGGTTTAGGACAATGCCCATAACCCCGTTGGGGAACTCAAGAAGCTCATTGTATTCAGCCGAGGCTAGGCCGTGAATGCGGGCGATGCCGTCGCCAACCTCTATTACTGTTCCGACATCGGTAACCGCTACTTCTGCGCCGAAGCTTTCAATTTGCTCTTTGATGACAGCAACGATATCAAGTCCCTTTTGAGCCATGTTAAAAACTCCTTCTGGAGCCGGCCAGTTTATAGCCTGACCTGGTTAATTTCTCGTTTCAGATTTTCGAGACGGCGAGAAACGCTGCCGTCAATTACTTTATCACCCACCCTAGCTACGATACCGCCAAGGATCGATGGATCTACTTTTGTTGTTATGTCGACATGTTTGCCGAACATGGTACCGAGTTTTTGCCTAACCTCGGCAGTCTCAGTATCGGATAATGGGATTGCGGCTGTTACCTTGGCGTGGGCTATTCCATACAAGTCATCCAGCCGCCGCTGATAGTCGGCAAAAATATCAGGCATCATCGACAAACCACCGCGCTCAACGAGCAAGTACAATAAATTGACCGCCATTGGGTTAACGCCCTTCAGTTTGGGCTCCAGTATCTCGCGTTTGTTGGCGATTGGAACTCTTGGGTTCTCAAGAAAAAAGAGCACGTCCCGATCTTGCACCATGCGGACCAGGGTTTCCATATTGTCACGCCAGGTGTTGAAGTTCTGGTGTTGTGCGGCGGTCTCAAAAACTGCTTGGCCGTACCGCATGGCCTGAGCGTAGGCGCTTTTACCCAAAGTAGCCCTAGTTCTTTCTCAACCCGGCACTCTCTTCGAGGACCTGGTTAATCATTTCGCGATGTGCCGTTTTATCAAGGGATTTTCCGATCACTTTACCGGCAGCGAGAATCGTAAGATCGGCGAACTCCTTGCGTAGTTCGTCAATAACTTCATCTCTTTCACGCCGGATTTCTGCTTTAGCCCGGGCTATGAGGGCCTCAGCTTCAGCCTGAGCTTCTGCTTTAGCTTTTTCCCGAATTTCATCACCGGTTTTGGAGGCGCGCTCGATCACCATTTGGCCTTGTTTCGAGGCTTCAGCGATCTGGACCTTGAAATCCTCTTGGGCCTTCTCCGCCTGGGCTTTAATGATCTCTGCCTGTTCGAGACTGGATTTGACCTTGTTGGACCGCTCATCCAGCATCTTCAGGACAGGCTTATAAGCCACCAGGTACAACAACCCGAATAGGATCAGAAAGTTGACCAGTTGAGCTATGAAAGAGGGCAGATTAATCCCTAGTTCTGAGAGTAGTTCTCCCATTGGTATACCCCCTAACTTAAGCCACGAAGATCAAGACGATAGAAATGACCAGGGCATAAATGGCGACGGCTTCGGTCAGAGCCAGGGCGAACAGGAAGTTGGTGAAAACCAAACCGCGGGCTTCGGGATTGCGGCTAACCGCTTGAACCGCGCCCATGCCCACCAGACCAAGACCTACGCCGGGGCCGATAGCACCCAAACCAATTGCTAAACCTGCTGCCAAGAGTTTCGCTGCTTCCGCGTCCAAGATAATGTCTCCTTTCCTTGAATAGTGATTATTTTAGCTGTGAGAGCTCTCTGTGTGAGGTTCTTCTTCTCCCCCATGGGAAGAAACCGCCATATGAGCAAAGACGAGGGTTAAACCGCCGAATATTAGAGCCTGGATGTAGCCGAAGAACAACTCCAGGCCATAAAATACTGTGGCGAAAACAAACGGTACCAGGAAAGCGATAGATAGGAGGAGGATTTCTCCACCGGTCATGTTGCCAAAAAGACGGAAGGTAAACGAGACCATCCGTATCAGGTAAGATAGGAGTTCGATGAAGCCGATAAAAATGTCCATCAAGCCCATCAGAATGTTGCCAAGACCATCTTTCAAGTGTCCGGTGAACAACTGCTTCACACCGCGTCCGAATTTCTTGAAATTGAAGAAGGTGCTCATGAAGTGCACGAATCCAACGCTCTTGAGCCCCCAATAGGTGACCATGACAAAGGAAATGACCGCTAGCACCAGGGGGAAGTTGATGTCGGTGTTGGCGCCCCGTAGCAGTGGCACGTTGCCGTGTTCTCCCGCAATGAGAATTGAACCATAGCCAGGAATGAGGTTCATCCAGGCATTAGTTATGACGAAAAGGAAGATGGTGGCAACCAGGGGAAAGAATCGCCGGCCGTTTTTCTCGCCGGCAATATCGGTACAAAAATCAAACAGATAGGTAATCACAGATTCAGCGAAGGATTGCAAGCGCCCGGGC
This is a stretch of genomic DNA from Dehalogenimonas etheniformans. It encodes these proteins:
- the atpF gene encoding F0F1 ATP synthase subunit B, with the protein product MGELLSELGINLPSFIAQLVNFLILFGLLYLVAYKPVLKMLDERSNKVKSSLEQAEIIKAQAEKAQEDFKVQIAEASKQGQMVIERASKTGDEIREKAKAEAQAEAEALIARAKAEIRRERDEVIDELRKEFADLTILAAGKVIGKSLDKTAHREMINQVLEESAGLRKN
- a CDS encoding F0F1 ATP synthase subunit A, which codes for MPETAQKKKIIGLSKGTFILILLVILGLSIVSFLAGAVGQEIIGADMPSWMIVDKPAPELPAEAIGHIGGIAITNTMLTAWISMITVVLLFWAATRKMKLVPGRLQSFAESVITYLFDFCTDIAGEKNGRRFFPLVATIFLFVITNAWMNLIPGYGSILIAGEHGNVPLLRGANTDINFPLVLAVISFVMVTYWGLKSVGFVHFMSTFFNFKKFGRGVKQLFTGHLKDGLGNILMGLMDIFIGFIELLSYLIRMVSFTFRLFGNMTGGEILLLSIAFLVPFVFATVFYGLELFFGYIQALIFGGLTLVFAHMAVSSHGGEEEPHTESSHS
- the atpE gene encoding ATP synthase F0 subunit C; this translates as MDAEAAKLLAAGLAIGLGAIGPGVGLGLVGMGAVQAVSRNPEARGLVFTNFLFALALTEAVAIYALVISIVLIFVA
- a CDS encoding F0F1 ATP synthase subunit delta, with amino-acid sequence MGKSAYAQAMRYGQAVFETAAQHQNFNTWRDNMETLVRMVQDRDVLFFLENPRVPIANKREILEPKLKGVNPMAVNLLYLLVERGGLSMMPDIFADYQRRLDDLYGIAHAKVTAAIPLSDTETAEVRQKLGTMFGKHVDITTKVDPSILGGIVARVGDKVIDGSVSRRLENLKREINQVRL